The following coding sequences are from one Remersonia thermophila strain ATCC 22073 chromosome 2, whole genome shotgun sequence window:
- a CDS encoding mitochondrial 37S ribosomal protein mS45, with translation MPPRLPCSSPQPQLLLNSLEQASASAVAPSVALTPLRRRPSASSSPSASPSPASASWTTPRCFSTTPARPETKLRREFKEWLKKNEPVIRRPAGEVGSQAKPGGTYVTKFHYGSDGKSNPFPNNPYFVSQPVLSERARNWIWYQVMVRGQPLKAVSAQHGVDVRRVAAVVRMMEIEKRWEKENKPMATPYARALKQMLPMADLAPNEGPFEPINDIHVHSYTMQQLFVPTSESRQFTRADAAKAFGEHILPPDERMRIPELVDYERDIAKGVDPDAARDKFVKATAESEKALAAKLRAAEQKAEERRIRVQTDRFEFRIEKINSEEVGPKGRARNAVGWRYGVPHMDRRRGEHKIPTSVGM, from the exons ATGCCGCCCCGGTTACCCTGCAGCAGCCCACAAccgcagctgctgctcaattccctcgagcaggcctcggcctcggcggtggcgccgtcgGTGGCCCTCACCccccttcgtcgtcggccaaGCGCCTCTTCGTCTCCGTCcgcctccccgtcgcccgcctccgcgtcATGGACGACGCCACGATGCTtttccaccacccccgcGCGACCCGAGACCAAGCTGCGCCGCGAGTTCAAAGAATGGCTCAAGAAGAACGAGCCCGTGatccgccggccggccggcgaggtggggaGCCAGGCCAAGCCGGGAGGCACCTACGTCACCAAGTTCCACtacggcagcgacggcaaGAGCAATCCCTTTCCGAACAACCCCTACTTTGTCAGCCAGCCCGTGCTCTCGGAGCGCGCTCGGAACTGGATCTGGTACCAGGTGATGGTGCGCGGTCAGCCGCTCAAGGCCGTGTCTGCGCAGCACGGGGTGGACGtgaggagggtggcggcggtggtgaggatgatggAGATTGAGAAGAggtgggagaaggag AACAAGCCCATGGCCACGCCGTACGCGCGCGCCCTCAAGCAGATGCTCCCCatggccgacctcgccccCAACGAGGGCCCCTTCGAGCCCATCAACGACATCCACGTGCACAGCTACACCATGCAGCAGCTGTTCGTGCCCACGTCGGAATCCCGCCAGTTcacccgcgccgacgccgccaaggcgttTGGCGAGCACATcctgccgcccgacgagcGGATGCGGATCCCCGAGCTGGTCGACTACGAGCGcgacatcgccaagggcgtcgaccccgacgcggcgcgcgacAAGTTCGTCAAGGCCACGGCCGAGAGCGAAAaggccctggcggccaagctgcgcgcggccgagcagaaggcggaggagaggaggatcCGCGTGCAGACGGACCGGTTCGAGTTCCGCATCGAAAAGATCAACTCGGAGGAGGTCGGCCCcaaggggagggcgaggaacgCGGTGGGCTGGCGGTACGGCGTGCCGCACATGgacaggaggaggggagagcaCAAGATCCCGACGAGCGTCGGCATGTAA